In one Capricornis sumatraensis isolate serow.1 chromosome 1, serow.2, whole genome shotgun sequence genomic region, the following are encoded:
- the GCSAM gene encoding germinal center-associated signaling and motility protein: protein MGNLLPREDRWQQNTQETPWNLISQSPKLRISRCSDCCIAEACFCLPWKKIHLFEARQDSRKQNEETSSAPIQQDNGDHGSSEDLCYTLIDHSVLGKRLSGISAEESYENVSLKAERPRASLGGTETEYSLLRVPSTLKHPPSPEDEYELLMPDKIFPHSLKQPRPLVPSSQAQFSHF, encoded by the exons ATGGGGAACTTGCTGCCAAGGGAAGACAG GTGGCAGCAGAACACTCAAGAGACACCCTGGAATCTGATAAGTCAAAGCCCCAAACTGAGAATATCCAG ATGCTCGGACTGCTGCATCGCTGAAGCGTGTTTCTGCCTTCCGTG gAAGAAAATACACCTTTTTGAAGCAAGACAAGACTCCCGAAAGCAAA atgAAGAAACATCATCTGCTCCCATCCAG CAAGACAACGGTGACCACGGCTCCTCGGAGGATCTGTGCTACACCCTCATCGATCACAGCGTCCTCGGGAAAAGGCTGTCGGGAATCTCTGCTGAGGAATCTTACGAGAACGTTTCCCTCAAGGCTGAGAGGCCCAGAGCATCGCTGGGAGGAACCGAGACTGAGTACTCCCTCCTTCGTGTGCCCTCCACCCTTAAGCACCCACCCTCCCCAGAGGACGAGTACGAACTTCTCATGCCCGACAAAATCTTCCCTCACTCCCTGAAACAGCCACGTCCACTTGTGCCCTCTTCTcaggctcagttttctcatttctaa